The sequence tgTAGGGACCAATTTGCAATTTTACTAAAAGTGTaattaaactacacatatatTTGTATACAAATACATATTAGCTAATTTTGATGTGCAAATAGCATTTTTTATATAAATGCTTTTTttactctctttttcttttctctctttctcctgTTGACGGAAAGAAATTGTTGGCTGATTGTTGGAAATGTATTGGTTCTCTAATTAGAGCCATCCTAACCGCATATCCAAATTCttgtaatttaaaatttcactAGTAATCACATAGTGTAATGTGGGCAGTTTTGAATTAAGAGGATTTTGAGGGTAAACGTACTTTGTGGAATTGATGTAGAGATCAATGTCTCTGCCATCAGTATTGGCTTCAACAAACGTAGCTGGAATAACTACGTTGTAGGAGTCATCTATTCTGTTATCAAGGCCTATGATAGTCCCTGCTCCACCCAATTCTTTGATGATCAAGTCTTGATTACCCATTCCCCCTAGGCAGTACACTATCTTTCCCTGCACCTTGTCCTTCTGTAATGTCCCATAATCACAAGAACTGCatcataataatttattattagatAAATACACAAGTTCTTTTAAATCGCATCAGGGTTCAGTAACAATACATTGGATTGCCATAGCCATCTCCAGTTCCGTTAGCAGCAAGCACTCCATTAGTCAACGGGTACATCTTTTGCTCGGGGCAAAAGGTATTGATAGATAGTCCCTACAAAACAAACTTCCAAATAAGCTACTTGTAATAACCACTCAGTGCTTAATTAAGATTTTTTGGAAAGTAATTTTTGTGCATCCAATTATCTATTACCTTTTAGCTAGAATGTAAGTACTTATCATCTGCATCTGTTATTATTACATACATTTAACTTATAAATAGATGGATTAATAAGCCAGAATAACACTATTTTCCTTTTAATACGATACAAGAATTTCTCGTTAGTTACAGAGAGTATAGAATTACAATAATGTTTGGACAATAATAGAAAATCAACCCAGACATTCTAGATACTTTATTTAGCATTTGTAAATTACCGCTAaaataattatgtaattttagATGTGATAAATTTTGTTTCTCATGGTATCCCCAACCCAATAGACTAAGATCTAATCTGTGGTGAATCGGATTTTAATTAAGGGTTTGTCGTTAACCAATCAAATGCTACATatacaaggcgggattcgaatccGCGACGCTTGCTTGAGgagactagtgagctaaccactagaatAATTTATATTGGATTTTAGATATGATAAATATGTAATGATAGATGCTATATTAAATAAGGTAATTTTAGTTATTATCTTCTTAACATTACCGATAAATTAAATTACCAATAAATTAAAGTTGAATATATGCTAATTAGTAGTACTCACTGTGGTGTTCTTGCCATTCCCCAAGGATACCACCGTCGTGAACTGTCTATCAACGGTGGAAGCAGCCACCGTCAGTATCCAAGGAGCAACATTCTCAACAGTGGAAAGGTGAGGACCGTCATTGCCGGCAGAGCAAGAAGTGAGAATCCCTCTCTTCATAGCATGGAATGCACCAATTGCAATAGGGTCATTGAAGAACTCCCTGGAAGGCCCTCCAATTGAGACCGAAATTAAATTGACGCCATCAGCAATGGCCTCGTCGAAGCCGGCAAGCATGTCCATGTCGCTGCATCCAACAGTCCAGCAAACCTTGTACATGGCAATGCGGGCAGACGGGACGCCACCACGTGCAGTGCCTTTGCCAATGCCGTAGAGGCTTGCATCCTCCACGGCTACGCCCGCAGCCGTGGAGGAAGTGTGAGTGCCGTGGCCCTGGTCGTCCGCCGGGCTGATGTTGTCGGGCATTTGGCTGACTGGGTCCAGGTTGAAGTATTTTGCTCCGATCACCTTGCTGCACATGGGAGAATGGAGTCAACGTTGTATGAAAACCCATGCAAAAATTTCCATCACAATGGGCTTAATTATTCTACAAAACGGAATATTATAGAAAATTAGTAAACCTTGGATCATCCATTCAAAAACTAATAAGCATAATAGCTTGTTGTATGAttctaataattaaattttaacatTGATGGCTACATTTTTTCTCGTGAATTATAAAAATATGAAGTATATAGACTAAATTAAGTAATCATTCACATGaagattattatttttatataaaaatatctttatttgaATAGTGGTcttcaaattaatttaaaaaaaatgtttcttTTATCCACTCTAGCTTAGTGCATACATAATCTACTGTaatcaattattaattaataGATAGAGATAGATATTAAGTGAAAATATATGCATACTTGTTGCAAGCAGTGAAGTTGGCTCCCGTAACACATTTGCCCTTCCATCGTCGTGGTGGAGGTCCATACCCTTTATCGTTGAAACTGGGGCAATCAACCCATATTCCTGTTTCAATAGAGCCAACACTTTTTCATCAtccattattttttaatttcttcctTACTAAGTTACTAGTGTTACCTGTATCTAGCACACCCACAATGATGTGGCTCTCTATGTTGCTGCGTCTCTTCACTTTCTTGGTCATTCCTATGAAATCCCAAGACCTTGTCGTGTGTAGTTTTTGCCGTGTGTTTGGGAACACAGATACCACATTCTCCTCCTCTGTGCATGCATCATAAACATAATAATGCGAATTAACATCAAACACATTGATGGATTAACTATACACTAGTTCTGTGACTAAATGTTACCATCATTATTACCTTGCAGTTTCTTTGCTTCATGTGGCAAAAGTCGCGCAACGAATCCGTTGAAGCTCTTTCCATAGCTATGTATTTTCGACACTCTCGCTAATTTCTTGCTGTGGAATATAACAAGAAACGTTGATGAATTACTCTATTATTTAAAGCAACTGTTAGCTTGaataaaatgatatttaaaaCACAATCTATGTGATATGGATTTTGTAACGTGGGTTTATATTATCTAAATTGACGGTTATTCTAAAACCAAGAAGTGTAACGTAACATATTATGTAAGATTCACTGCCTAATTAAGATTATTTACTTTCCAATCGCTGCAGTCAGTAGATTATGGTGGTGGTCTTCCACGGCATAACTTCTTGTCTCTGGTAATTCTCCCATGTATACAATGTACGGCTGTTAGAAACCAATTAGTGTGAGAACCATTATAAATTAATGCCATTAGCAATAATGTGGTACCCCACAAAAACCAAATGCAACAGCAAATAAAAATGATCTCCTTCATTTGGAAGGATGATCTTATTACCTTTCTTTCATCTTGATTTGATCCTTGGATAAGTATGGGTGagcaaaagaaacaaaagagaagTAGTAGTGGCAGTGGCAAATTCTGTGACATCATAATTGCATTACCCTTTTTTTTTCCCCCTCTAAAAACAGTGTGCGTCGTGGTGTAAaacagaaaacaataatgtccgaAGTTAGTCACTGCTATCCAATATCCACGATAGTTTGTTtctacaaaaaagaaaagaaatggctTATAAACTAATGAATTAATTTTCTTGCACGTATATGCTGCAACAGCGCAGGGCGCATATGTTGGAATGTGACAAGAATTGACTAACATTTTCTGCTGAGGATCAGTAGGGTTTCAGAATCGAACAGAACAGAagatcagagatgagaatttggCTGCTTGGATTTTGGATCTTAAATGGTTTTAAGTAATGGCCATTATTACCATTTTACCGACGTGCTTCAGTCAATGTACGATTAGTTTCAGTAGCCGCGCCCGTGAATCAAGCAAAGACTTGGTAACAATGATAAGGATGGAGTAATTAACTAATCAGTTAAATTAATCcttaaaaaatgattttttttttaaatgtatgtGTTTTTAAAAGATATTATCAATTAAATCGGTCtttctaaattataaattaattatttttattttttaatcacttaattaacgaTTTTCATCAACGATTGATTGATAGTATAAAAGATTAACTCACATGTCACATCATATATGACACCTAGTATATTTATAATACTCTTACTACTAGAATGTCATACTTCCGACTACATCACTCTGATAGCGAAGAGTATTACAACGACTTTAAATATATCTTTACGTATTGGAAGCCTCTAAACTGAAGAACCACATTGCATTTTACTTTGTGCTAAAAActggaaatattttttattttcttttattatacAATCATGCATACATACACTTCAATTACAGAGCGGCGCGGGCGCGTCCACGCGCGcacaaatataaaaataagaaacctTCATACAAATAACATCCCAAACTTTATACATATCTcattacaactcctatccctctctacaagatataataataaataatagggAGGGAAAATAATAACTAAGGCATTAAAACAGATACAGCATAACCGAAATACTTAGAAAGGTCTTTGCAGGTTTTTCGTCCATTTCCTGAAAAACAGAGggttgtagggggtgagaacctaaccacaagGTCTCACCAAAGGAATTTTAGAAATTGTCATAAGAGGATATATTTCAACCGTAGTGATCATCGCTCGTCTTATGAATCTTACCGATCAACAGTTGATtagcaaaaattcaaatttatatTTCAACTAATAAAAACTCCAATCAAAACAAATATATATCATAGCATTTCACTACATATACCAAAGAAGCAATTTCACCAAACTCACCGCTGATTCATCTAATATAACATAACTAAATCACAGCTTCCAGCCCAAAACAATATCACatcacggcctctggcccaacATATACGCAAACTACGACAATCCGAAACCACAAGTCCCAATCACATAGACAGTTAAACAATTGCACAAACGAACAAGTGTAACAAGTAGTACAATTAGCAGTTAACAGgatgtcaattaggcaaaccaagcAATTATGCAGACCCAAGCAAATGCAAACACatgcagtatgatgcatgtctgtcctactggccatgagctcacgtgtcagctATCTGCCAAACCCGACACTAAATCCGGTTGACATCCCGGATCGGTCTCTCGTGCGCATCCCCAGGAGAAATTATACAAATCATGGTACCATTATCTCAATGGAGAGTGCCGTCTCACCTTCTCCTAGAGGTATAAATTGTGCCAAATAACGAAGAGTGCCATCACACATCAACGGAGAGTGCCATCTCACCTTTCATCCGAGAGAAAGTGGGTGTTATGCATCGCCGTCCCCACTGCGCAACCATGGACAAGCGGGATGAGACATCCATCCTTGCCCAGTGCCAAAACGATTTCAAGTGggcgttacgtatcgccgtctCCACTGAGTCGTATGCACAACATCTCAAGTGAGCATTACATATTGCCGTCCTCACGAGACTGTGCTCAAAATCATATCATGCAAATGGGATAACACCCAAACCTTACCATGCAAGCGGGATAAACAACCATGCTTGCTAATTCAGTAATGACATTTCAATAATATTCACAATCAATCATGCTCAGaatcataatcaaactcaatcataatcataatcataatcggCACCATAAgtgtttatatttatatttatcacGAGAATAATAGTCGTCAAACCGCGAGTGGAATAACACCACCATCCTCACCGTGAgcgggataaaaccaccatcTCCACAAATTCACAACACACTGAGCAAGTGGGATGGCACCACCGTTCTTGCCAGGCAATCAATTAATATCACATACTTTAATCATATTACATTTAACAAGATTCTTATTGGAAAAATTACTCAACTTAATCTGTTATATCCACCCCTAGCACATTCAGAGATTTTAAACTGGTTCTCATACACCATACGGAGATTACGGGAGTTTACAACTCACCGGAGAAGTTTAACAGCTCAAAATGGTAGTCAAGCATTCACTCGACATAAAACTTTTTCTTTTATCGCACTTACGAATTTCTCAAAAATCAATCTCATTACTTTAAGTTCTTTGAAGTCCTCAAATCGTAACTCTGTAATTAGAATCAATCAAATAAACTCATTTTGAAGTTAACCAAGTTTCCAAAATCGATTTCAATTTCATTCTTAAGTTCAAAACATTCCCAGAGGACTCGCTGACTCAGAAATCATTCCATTTTGCTAAATAAAATTTCGAATACTTTAACTTCTCTTTCAAGCTCCAAAACTTTTTCTCAAAGACTCGAAAAATCCTTTATTTTCAAATTCACACTTACCTTACTTTATTTTTCATTAAAATCCTCAAAACACCACTCTTTAATTCATATCAATTCACTAAAACTCATTTTCAATTCAATTAAATACCCAAATCATAATCCTTTTTATAATTAACCAAACCAAAGTAAGTTAAATCTCCAATTCACTTCTATTACGTTAGTTTTCCCTAAAAGTCCTAAAAAACATAATCCTTAAACcaaaattaaacaaacaaaaaCTCATTTCTTTAGTTCAAGACTTTTCTCCAAAAGAGACTTAAAGACCATTTCATTTCACCAATCAATCCCAATGATTTAATTTTACTTAAAAACTTATAAAATTTTCGACATCTCATCCAAAATTCGGACTATGCCATTCTgctcgggtcccaaccaaaccatttctcaaattcaaaccaattccaaaccaatttcaatatcaaatcatttcaaatcatttccaaatctcaaatcctttccattaaatcaaaccaattccaatattaAATCATTTTCAGTAACTCATTATCACAACACCAATTCAACTCAAGCAACCAATCCCATCAATCACAATCATTTAGCCGCAATTATCAAAACATGTCCAAACTCTCAATAATCATTTTATCACAATTCAGAAACCAATTAAGAAACCAGCTTAATCATTAAACCCCAACTTTATAAATTACTCATCATATTTCAATCCTAAAACAAACATAGTGTTATCAGGCAACCACTAACCAATCATTCTCATTTAATCAGTAAATCAATCAGGTAAACAATCACATTTGCCcaaaataattcaattcaatttataagACTCACGTAATCATAAAAGTATATTTTTCGCATTAATATCGACTTGTAAAAATTCTTGaaagtaaaataagtttaagaGAAAGCTCCTACCTCGAATAGTCAAAACCCAAAAGTCATAAAATGCGTCGAAACTCATTTTTCTCCTGGCCCACAATAGCGGCGGCCGCAACCATAACTCCATTCCACCTTCGCAGCAACAACCGCAACTCTAAACGTGACATGCAATAACCGAAACTTGATCCTAATGTACCAACGTGGCAAAGACCACAGTAACTTATAACAGAATAACAACGGGTAAGAGTTTCGGGACAAGAAAACTCACTGTACTACAAGGAATTCAAAGGATGGAGCAACGGTAGCTCCGGTGACAAAGCAGCAGCACAGGGCAAGCTAGCAGAGGTTCCAGCAGCTGATTTCCGGCAACGTCAGCGCTGCTCCTCCCCACGGCAGACCCAAACGGCGACGGCGACGGCGGCGGCTTCTGACCACAACAACGATGACCTGGCGCGGCCGTGGAGCGCGACAATGGTGGCAGAAGCGGGACACAGCTCCTCCTCTCGTCATCGCGTTCTCTTCCCTTCGAAGCCCATGCCCACAGTCGCGACGGTGACGGTTCCCTCGACGGCAACCAGACGCGGCGGAGCTAGCAGCAGCAAGGCGGTTCGGCAGTGATGGAGGCACTACGGTGACGTAGCAGAGGCTCCCTCCTCTCCTGGCTCTCACGTGGTTCTTCCTTCCTCCAGCGTCGACGACGTCCTTCTCTCGACAATAACGACGGCGGCTGAATAAGGGATCGGCGGGCATGAATAGCAGTGCAGGTAGCGCTCAACGGCGACGGTGGCGAGACGGACTGGACGGTAGCAGGGCGTGGCTCCCTCTCTCCCTTCTCAACTCTCTCGTGCTCTCT is a genomic window of Arachis ipaensis cultivar K30076 chromosome B06, Araip1.1, whole genome shotgun sequence containing:
- the LOC107648262 gene encoding subtilisin-like protease SBT4.15; the encoded protein is MELWLRPPLLWARRKMSFDAFYDFWVLTIRETNYRGYWIAVTNFGHYCFLFYTTTHTVFRGGKKKGNAIMMSQNLPLPLLLLFCFFCSPILIQGSNQDERKPYIVYMGELPETRSYAVEDHHHNLLTAAIGNKKLARVSKIHSYGKSFNGFVARLLPHEAKKLQEEENVVSVFPNTRQKLHTTRSWDFIGMTKKVKRRSNIESHIIVGVLDTGIWVDCPSFNDKGYGPPPRRWKGKCVTGANFTACNNKVIGAKYFNLDPVSQMPDNISPADDQGHGTHTSSTAAGVAVEDASLYGIGKGTARGGVPSARIAMYKVCWTVGCSDMDMLAGFDEAIADGVNLISVSIGGPSREFFNDPIAIGAFHAMKRGILTSCSAGNDGPHLSTVENVAPWILTVAASTVDRQFTTVVSLGNGKNTTGLSINTFCPEQKMYPLTNGVLAANGTGDGYGNPISCDYGTLQKDKVQGKIVYCLGGMGNQDLIIKELGGAGTIIGLDNRIDDSYNVVIPATFVEANTDGRDIDLYINSTKDATAVIHKTTSTKIPAPFVASFSSRGPQFINPNILKPDLAAPGQDILAAFSKLATITGYPQDSRYEVYNILSGTSMASPHAIGAAAYVKSFHPDWSPAAIKSALMTTATPLKTSDNFSELAAGAGQINPAGAVHPGLVYDIRIDSYVAFLCKQGYNATNIGMLIGTKNFDCASAKLAQGTDGLNYPTVHLQLMSANEKISAVFHRRVTNVGYGTATYKAKVTAPEGVSVQVIPDTLVFSGLHQELSFKVVLKGPPMANETRVSTGSIEWQDSKHNVRSLILVYKPML